The Hyphomicrobiales bacterium genome has a window encoding:
- a CDS encoding TPM_phosphatase domain-containing protein produces MTVLHAVALLLLLLWSHLALAADPSYPALTGRVVDGANLLAPDARQRIEDKLKAHEDKTSDQVVVATVPSLQDVTVEDFANGLFRRWKLGEKARNNGVLLIVAPKERKVRIEVGYGLEGALTDALSKVIITTAIAPKFKTGDFAGGIEAGVDAILTILAGDAEEWQRRAEVRSDESSLGEDIAVIIAMVFIFLFIVAFLRGLSQQGGVRRHRLRNGQWVTLPQSTGWNTGSGSGWSGGGGGGWSSGGGFSGGGGSSGGGGASGDW; encoded by the coding sequence ATGACGGTGCTGCATGCGGTTGCGCTTCTGCTGCTTCTGCTCTGGAGTCACCTCGCCCTCGCCGCCGATCCCTCCTATCCCGCCCTGACCGGCCGCGTCGTCGACGGCGCGAACCTGCTCGCGCCCGATGCGCGGCAGCGGATCGAGGACAAGCTCAAGGCGCATGAGGACAAGACCTCCGATCAGGTCGTGGTCGCGACCGTGCCGTCGCTGCAGGACGTCACGGTCGAGGATTTCGCCAACGGCCTGTTCCGGCGCTGGAAGCTCGGCGAGAAGGCCAGGAACAACGGCGTCCTGCTGATCGTCGCGCCGAAGGAACGCAAGGTCCGCATCGAGGTCGGCTATGGTCTCGAAGGCGCGCTGACCGACGCGCTGTCCAAGGTCATTATCACCACCGCGATCGCGCCGAAGTTCAAGACCGGGGATTTCGCCGGCGGCATCGAGGCGGGCGTCGATGCCATCCTGACCATTCTGGCGGGCGATGCCGAGGAGTGGCAGCGCCGTGCCGAGGTCCGCTCCGACGAGAGCTCGCTGGGCGAGGACATCGCCGTGATCATCGCGATGGTCTTCATCTTTCTGTTCATCGTCGCCTTCCTGCGCGGCTTGAGCCAGCAGGGCGGCGTGCGCCGGCACCGCCTGCGCAACGGGCAGTGGGTGACGCTGCCGCAGAGCACGGGCTGGAACACGGGTTCCGGTTCGGGCTGGAGCGGTGGCGGCGGTGGCGGATGGAGCTCGGGCGGCGGCTTCTCGGGTGGTGGTGGCTCCTCCGGTGGGGGCGGGGCTTCGGGAGACTGGTGA
- a CDS encoding Lipid A biosynthesis lauroyl acyltransferase, protein MRRLKAIAARAGAAVMIGMIRTLFAFLRMLGPERASDLGGWLLRTASPLIPVNRVALANIRAAFPEKGEAEVKRIARGAWENLGRVAGEYANLKALFDYDYHNPDRPSRVEVKGIEHFIALKDDEKPGLIFSTHLANWELPAICAQTYDLETTAVFRAPNDPAIAAVVHEIRSGAMGGLAAAKQGAAFAMQGVLENGGHLGMLIDQHFTRGVVVPFFGRPALTNPIMGKFAKRFECPVHGVRVIRLPNHRFRLELTPPLDLPRDANGEIDVQGAMAMMTAVVEGWVREYPEQWLWMHRRWRPNMISAAAREAFDHASATVPVFKAT, encoded by the coding sequence TTGAGACGATTGAAGGCTATCGCCGCGCGCGCCGGCGCCGCGGTGATGATCGGCATGATCCGCACCCTGTTCGCGTTCCTGCGCATGCTCGGTCCCGAGCGCGCCAGCGATCTGGGCGGCTGGTTGTTGCGCACAGCGAGCCCGCTGATCCCGGTCAACCGCGTCGCGCTGGCCAATATCCGCGCCGCCTTTCCCGAGAAGGGCGAGGCGGAGGTGAAACGCATCGCGCGCGGCGCTTGGGAGAATCTCGGCCGCGTCGCCGGCGAATACGCCAACCTCAAGGCGCTCTTCGACTACGACTATCACAACCCCGACAGGCCTTCGCGCGTCGAGGTGAAGGGCATCGAGCATTTCATCGCGCTCAAGGATGACGAGAAGCCCGGCCTGATCTTCTCGACCCATCTCGCCAACTGGGAACTGCCGGCGATCTGCGCGCAGACCTATGATCTGGAGACCACTGCGGTCTTCCGGGCGCCCAACGATCCCGCGATCGCCGCCGTCGTCCACGAGATCCGCTCCGGCGCGATGGGCGGGCTCGCCGCCGCCAAGCAGGGCGCGGCCTTCGCCATGCAGGGCGTGCTGGAGAATGGCGGCCATCTTGGCATGCTGATCGACCAGCATTTCACCCGTGGCGTCGTCGTGCCCTTCTTCGGCCGCCCAGCGCTGACCAATCCGATCATGGGCAAGTTCGCCAAGCGCTTCGAATGCCCGGTCCATGGCGTGCGCGTCATCCGCCTGCCCAATCACCGCTTCCGGCTGGAATTGACGCCGCCGCTCGACCTGCCGCGCGACGCCAATGGCGAAATCGACGTGCAGGGCGCGATGGCGATGATGACGGCCGTCGTCGAGGGCTGGGTGCGCGAATACCCCGAGCAATGGCTCTGGATGCATCGCCGCTGGCGGCCCAACATGATCTCAGCCGCCGCGCGCGAAGCTTTCGATCACGCCAGCGCGACCGTGCCCGTTTTCAAGGCAACGTGA
- a CDS encoding conserved exported hypothetical protein (Evidence 4 : Unknown function but conserved in other organisms), which yields MSPALRHSAATVAAILIDVTMALAQPAAKPPKAVVELFTSQGCSSCPPADALVVELAKNPELIALTLPVTYWDYLGWKDTLGKDSFAKRQKLYAKSRGDGQVYTPQVVISGASHAVGSEKSEIEKAVNQFAATGFVAKLALKEENGNLQIKVSPTGTATEEAAGIWVLPTTHQAIVPITRGENQGKTLTYANVVRGMVRVGDWDGKDATLTAPLNVTQAPEADGYVVIIQAERPGKHGYTMPGAILAAAKGPATR from the coding sequence ATGTCCCCCGCCCTGCGCCACTCCGCCGCGACGGTCGCCGCCATCCTCATCGATGTGACGATGGCGCTCGCGCAACCGGCCGCGAAGCCGCCGAAGGCCGTGGTGGAGCTCTTCACCAGCCAGGGCTGCTCCTCCTGCCCGCCGGCCGATGCGCTCGTCGTCGAGCTGGCGAAGAATCCGGAGCTGATCGCGCTGACGCTGCCCGTGACCTATTGGGACTATCTCGGCTGGAAGGACACGCTCGGCAAGGATTCCTTCGCGAAGCGCCAGAAGCTGTATGCCAAGTCCCGCGGCGACGGGCAGGTCTACACGCCGCAAGTCGTCATCAGCGGCGCCTCCCATGCGGTCGGCTCGGAGAAAAGCGAGATCGAGAAGGCGGTGAACCAGTTTGCCGCCACCGGCTTCGTCGCGAAGCTGGCATTGAAGGAAGAGAACGGCAATCTCCAGATCAAGGTCTCGCCGACCGGAACCGCGACCGAGGAGGCCGCCGGAATCTGGGTCTTGCCGACGACGCATCAGGCGATCGTACCGATCACGCGCGGCGAGAATCAGGGCAAGACCCTGACCTACGCCAATGTCGTGCGCGGCATGGTCCGTGTCGGCGACTGGGACGGCAAGGATGCGACCCTCACCGCTCCGCTCAACGTGACGCAGGCGCCGGAAGCCGACGGCTATGTCGTCATCATCCAGGCCGAGCGGCCGGGCAAGCACGGCTACACGATGCCCGGCGCCATCCTGGCCGCCGCCAAAGGCCCGGCAACGCGCTGA
- a CDS encoding putative toxin Y4kP (Evidence 3 : Putative function from multiple computational evidences) — protein MKLIWTPRAKDDLREIGHHIADFNPAAALSLARKLRLSAKVLADHPAIGRPGRVEATRELVVSGTNYILPYRVRDSRVEILAVIHTSRQWPDQL, from the coding sequence ATGAAACTGATCTGGACGCCTCGCGCCAAAGACGACTTACGCGAGATCGGCCATCATATCGCTGATTTCAATCCGGCCGCAGCGCTTTCCCTGGCCCGAAAGCTCCGGCTTTCAGCCAAGGTGCTCGCCGATCATCCTGCCATAGGCCGACCGGGCCGGGTCGAGGCAACGCGCGAACTCGTGGTCTCCGGCACGAACTACATCCTGCCTTACCGCGTCCGCGATAGCCGCGTCGAAATCCTCGCCGTGATCCATACCTCCCGGCAATGGCCGGACCAGCTCTGA
- the fabG gene encoding 3-oxoacyl-(acyl-carrier-protein) reductase FabG gives MTRVLVTGGAKGVGAAIVRALAAAGHDVDFTFRSSAEQAKALAAEIAAAHPGRAVTALPLDLSDKETLDAFCEAREDETYFGLVHNAGQPYDSLAAMMAQDKAEAAMQVNFWAFTRLAKSLMRNMIRARAGRIVAIGSVAALRGNPGNAAYAASKGALISYAKTLAVETGKRGVTVNVIAPGFVDTDMMAPYAAYRDKMQAQIPAGRFAKPDEVAGLAAFLMSEPAAYISGTVLPIDGGLTAQLGVHR, from the coding sequence ATGACCAGGGTTCTCGTCACCGGCGGCGCCAAGGGCGTCGGCGCGGCCATCGTTCGCGCGCTGGCAGCGGCCGGCCACGATGTCGATTTCACCTTCCGCTCCTCCGCCGAACAGGCGAAGGCGCTGGCAGCGGAGATCGCGGCGGCCCACCCCGGCCGCGCGGTCACGGCGCTGCCGCTGGATCTGTCCGACAAGGAGACGCTCGACGCCTTCTGCGAAGCGCGCGAGGACGAAACCTATTTCGGTCTCGTCCACAATGCCGGCCAACCCTATGATTCGCTGGCCGCGATGATGGCGCAGGACAAGGCCGAAGCGGCGATGCAGGTCAATTTCTGGGCCTTCACCCGCCTCGCCAAGAGCCTGATGCGCAACATGATCCGCGCTCGCGCCGGCCGCATTGTCGCGATCGGCTCCGTCGCGGCTCTGCGCGGCAACCCCGGCAACGCTGCCTATGCCGCCTCCAAGGGCGCGCTGATCTCCTACGCAAAGACGCTGGCGGTCGAGACCGGAAAGCGCGGCGTCACCGTCAACGTGATCGCGCCGGGCTTCGTCGACACGGACATGATGGCGCCCTACGCCGCCTATCGCGACAAGATGCAAGCACAGATCCCAGCCGGCCGCTTCGCCAAGCCCGACGAGGTCGCCGGACTCGCCGCCTTCCTGATGAGCGAGCCCGCCGCCTATATCAGCGGCACCGTGCTGCCGATCGATGGCGGCCTGACCGCCCAGCTCGGCGTGCATCGCTGA
- a CDS encoding Gamma-glutamyltranspeptidase yields MRLPFLLPLIAALLTAPFATAQPLAPAPEAATGRSLKALGTAQRFMAAAANPLAASAGRDILRAGGSATDAAIAIQLVLNLVEPQSSGIGGGSFFVHWDEAARKVTTLDGRETAPAAAKPDRFMRDGKPMPFREAVIGGRSVGVPGTLRLLEDAHRRWGKLPWVDVIAPALKLAEDGFAVSPRLNGLLAAERDLPKNALAAAYFYEPDGKPKAVGSILKNPAFATTLRAVASQGAKALYEGPIAEDIVATVTSHPSNPGDMTLADLAGYKIEEREPVCGSYRIWRLCGMGPPSSGAVAIQQMLGALEGQDLRRMGPGAEAAHWFSEAGRLAFADRALYLADPAFINVPVRGLIDRDYIRSRAGLISPERSMGRAKPGDPPHRRAGLLAPSDGIENGTSHISVVDADGNAVAMTTTIEDGFGSRLMTGGGFLLNNEMTDFNFAPEEDGKPVANRVEAGKRPRSSMAPTLVFDAFGRLYAVVGSPGGSQIIGYVGKTLVALLDWKMDPQQAVDFGNFGSRNGPTELEKGTEAEAWKAALEAKGHEVRLLEMTSGTQAIVKTPEGFLGGADGRREGVAIGD; encoded by the coding sequence ATGCGTCTGCCCTTCCTCCTGCCGCTGATCGCGGCCCTGCTGACAGCCCCGTTCGCGACCGCCCAGCCGCTCGCCCCCGCGCCCGAAGCCGCGACCGGACGCAGCCTCAAGGCACTCGGCACCGCCCAGCGCTTCATGGCGGCCGCTGCCAACCCGCTGGCCGCGTCGGCCGGGCGCGACATCCTGCGCGCCGGCGGCAGCGCGACGGATGCGGCCATCGCCATCCAGCTCGTGCTCAATCTGGTCGAGCCGCAGAGCTCCGGCATCGGCGGCGGCTCCTTCTTCGTCCATTGGGACGAGGCGGCGCGCAAGGTGACGACGCTCGACGGCCGCGAGACCGCGCCGGCCGCAGCCAAACCCGATCGCTTCATGCGGGACGGCAAGCCGATGCCGTTTCGCGAGGCCGTGATCGGCGGCCGTTCCGTCGGCGTGCCGGGCACGCTGAGGCTGCTGGAAGACGCGCATCGCCGCTGGGGCAAGCTGCCCTGGGTGGATGTCATCGCGCCGGCGCTGAAGCTGGCGGAGGACGGCTTCGCCGTCTCGCCGCGCCTCAACGGACTGCTCGCGGCCGAACGCGACCTGCCGAAGAATGCGCTCGCCGCCGCCTATTTCTATGAACCGGACGGCAAGCCGAAGGCTGTCGGCAGCATCCTCAAGAATCCTGCCTTCGCCACGACCCTGCGCGCAGTCGCGTCCCAGGGCGCGAAAGCGCTCTATGAGGGGCCGATCGCCGAGGACATAGTGGCGACCGTCACCAGCCACCCGAGCAATCCCGGCGACATGACGCTCGCCGATCTCGCCGGCTACAAGATCGAGGAACGCGAGCCGGTCTGCGGCAGCTACCGCATCTGGCGCCTCTGCGGCATGGGCCCGCCGAGCTCGGGCGCCGTCGCGATCCAGCAGATGCTGGGGGCTCTGGAGGGGCAGGATCTCCGCCGCATGGGCCCCGGAGCCGAGGCGGCCCATTGGTTCAGCGAGGCGGGTCGCCTCGCCTTCGCCGACCGGGCGCTCTATCTCGCCGATCCCGCCTTCATCAATGTGCCGGTGCGCGGCCTGATCGACCGGGACTATATCCGCTCCCGCGCCGGCCTGATCAGCCCGGAGCGCTCGATGGGCCGCGCCAAGCCGGGCGACCCGCCGCATCGGCGCGCAGGGCTCCTCGCACCGTCCGACGGCATCGAGAACGGAACCAGCCATATCTCGGTGGTCGATGCCGACGGCAATGCCGTCGCCATGACCACGACGATCGAGGACGGCTTCGGCTCGCGCCTGATGACCGGAGGCGGCTTCCTGCTCAACAACGAGATGACCGACTTCAACTTCGCGCCGGAGGAGGACGGCAAGCCTGTCGCCAATCGCGTCGAGGCGGGCAAGCGGCCCCGCTCCTCGATGGCGCCAACACTGGTCTTCGACGCCTTCGGCCGGCTCTACGCCGTCGTCGGCTCGCCCGGCGGCAGCCAGATCATCGGCTATGTCGGCAAGACCCTGGTCGCCCTGCTCGACTGGAAGATGGATCCGCAACAAGCGGTCGATTTCGGCAATTTCGGCAGCCGCAACGGCCCGACCGAACTGGAGAAAGGCACCGAAGCCGAAGCCTGGAAGGCGGCACTGGAAGCGAAGGGCCACGAGGTTCGGCTGCTGGAGATGACCTCGGGCACGCAGGCCATCGTCAAGACGCCGGAAGGCTTTTTGGGCGGCGCCGACGGCCGCCGCGAAGGCGTGGCGATCGGGGATTGA
- a CDS encoding RHH_1 domain-containing protein translates to MTAAFTIRLDDEMLAKLDALAADTDRSRNWIAAKAIQDYVELNAWQIAKIKEGIAQADRGEFATEEELDAIEAELQARIDAAR, encoded by the coding sequence ATGACGGCAGCCTTCACCATCCGCCTCGACGACGAGATGCTGGCCAAGCTCGACGCGCTGGCCGCCGACACCGACCGCTCGCGCAACTGGATCGCGGCGAAAGCGATCCAGGACTATGTCGAACTGAATGCTTGGCAGATCGCCAAGATCAAGGAAGGCATCGCCCAAGCCGATCGTGGTGAGTTTGCGACCGAGGAGGAGTTGGACGCCATTGAGGCGGAACTGCAAGCGCGGATTGATGCCGCTCGATGA
- a CDS encoding conserved membrane hypothetical protein (Evidence 4 : Unknown function but conserved in other organisms) has protein sequence MLRWILLLPFACLVAMGAGLFFLAMASVASPAVALLIGGGIERLLDILFGLAESGIDPGPAAQAAFGLIGRLGMAIIVAPVVLVAVGSELFRLRSGLIQSGLTGLLAALLPIAMLRLSRVPSPAEIQIISGLFLVGAATGFVYWLIAGRNAGGESPAQA, from the coding sequence TTGCTGCGCTGGATTCTGCTGCTTCCCTTTGCCTGCCTCGTCGCGATGGGCGCGGGGCTGTTCTTCCTCGCCATGGCGAGCGTCGCCTCGCCGGCGGTGGCGCTGCTGATCGGCGGCGGCATCGAGCGGCTTCTCGACATCCTGTTCGGGCTTGCCGAGAGCGGCATCGATCCGGGACCGGCGGCACAGGCCGCCTTCGGCCTGATCGGTCGCCTGGGGATGGCGATCATCGTGGCTCCGGTCGTTCTCGTCGCCGTCGGCAGCGAATTGTTCCGGTTACGCAGCGGCCTCATCCAGAGCGGGCTGACGGGGCTGCTCGCGGCGCTCCTGCCGATCGCGATGCTGCGCCTGTCGCGGGTGCCGAGCCCGGCGGAGATCCAGATCATTTCCGGGCTCTTTCTGGTCGGCGCGGCGACGGGCTTCGTCTACTGGCTGATCGCCGGACGCAATGCCGGCGGCGAGAGCCCGGCGCAGGCGTAG
- a CDS encoding LemA family protein: MTVPKGVFGMSFSAHLRRPFAWLVLGLVGMALAGCGYNNVPTLEERAKAAWSEVQNQYQRRADLIPNLVETVKGYAAQERDVLTAVIEARARATQVKVDASTINDPAKFKEFQDAQNQLTGALGRLLVTVERYPELKSNQNFLALQSQLEGTENRVAVARRDYIQAVQAFNTEIRTFPGVIWAKLFWGAKPMETFTATAGAERPPAVKF; the protein is encoded by the coding sequence GTGACGGTGCCAAAAGGGGTTTTCGGCATGTCGTTTTCAGCCCATCTCCGCCGCCCGTTCGCGTGGCTCGTCCTCGGCCTTGTCGGCATGGCGCTTGCCGGCTGCGGCTACAACAACGTGCCGACGCTGGAAGAGCGAGCAAAGGCGGCCTGGTCCGAGGTGCAGAACCAGTATCAGCGCCGGGCCGACCTGATTCCCAATCTCGTCGAGACCGTGAAGGGCTATGCGGCGCAGGAGCGCGACGTGCTGACGGCGGTGATCGAGGCCCGCGCCAGGGCGACGCAGGTCAAGGTCGACGCCTCCACGATCAACGACCCGGCGAAGTTCAAGGAATTCCAGGATGCGCAGAATCAGCTGACCGGCGCGCTCGGGCGCCTGCTCGTCACGGTCGAGCGCTATCCGGAGCTAAAGTCCAACCAGAACTTCCTCGCCCTGCAATCGCAGCTCGAAGGCACCGAGAACCGGGTCGCCGTGGCGCGACGCGACTATATCCAGGCGGTTCAGGCCTTCAACACCGAGATCCGCACCTTCCCGGGCGTGATCTGGGCGAAGCTGTTCTGGGGCGCCAAGCCAATGGAGACCTTCACGGCGACGGCCGGCGCCGAACGGCCGCCCGCGGTGAAGTTCTGA
- the rlmN gene encoding Dual-specificity RNA methyltransferase RlmN: MTVSASATAAPAAETALRRPSLVGRTRAGLSQALAEIDVPEKERRMRVGQLWNWIYHYGVRDFDAMTTIGKGLRGQLAERFSLDLPTVTAEQVSTDGTRKWLMRMPSTGPHDRGAEIECVYIPEVDRGTLCVSSQVGCTLTCTFCHTGTQRLVRNLKAEEIVAQLMVARDRLGDFPNRKAPDGAFVPNDGGRFVSNIVFMGMGEPLYNFDGVRDAIDVITDDQGLSLGRRRITVSTSGVVPQIGPLGAEMGTMLAISLHAVRDDLRNELVPLNKKYPIKDLLEACRNYPGLSNAKRITFEYVMLKGVNDSDAEARELVRLLKGIPAKINLIPFNPWPGTKYECSDWDRIERFSEIVFRAGYASPVRTPRGRDILAACGQLKSETEKLSARARLMLDEAQAAAPAVAAE, translated from the coding sequence ATGACCGTGTCCGCTTCCGCTACCGCCGCTCCGGCGGCCGAAACCGCTTTGCGCCGCCCCTCGCTGGTCGGCCGCACCCGCGCTGGCCTGAGCCAGGCGCTGGCCGAGATCGACGTTCCCGAGAAGGAGCGGCGCATGCGCGTCGGCCAGCTCTGGAACTGGATCTACCATTACGGCGTGCGCGATTTCGACGCGATGACGACCATCGGCAAGGGGCTGCGCGGGCAGCTGGCCGAGCGCTTCTCGCTCGACCTGCCGACCGTCACGGCCGAGCAGGTCTCGACGGACGGTACGCGCAAATGGCTGATGCGCATGCCCTCGACCGGCCCGCATGATCGCGGCGCCGAGATCGAATGCGTCTATATCCCCGAGGTCGATCGCGGCACGCTCTGCGTCTCCAGCCAGGTCGGCTGCACGCTGACCTGCACCTTCTGCCACACCGGCACGCAGCGTCTGGTGCGCAACCTCAAGGCCGAGGAGATCGTGGCGCAGTTGATGGTCGCGCGCGACCGGCTCGGCGACTTCCCGAACCGCAAGGCACCGGATGGCGCCTTCGTGCCGAATGATGGCGGGCGCTTCGTCTCGAACATCGTGTTCATGGGCATGGGCGAGCCGCTCTACAATTTTGACGGCGTGCGCGATGCGATCGACGTGATCACCGACGATCAGGGCCTGTCGCTCGGACGCCGGCGCATCACCGTCTCGACCTCGGGCGTGGTGCCGCAGATCGGCCCGCTCGGCGCGGAGATGGGCACGATGCTGGCGATCTCGCTGCACGCCGTGCGCGACGATCTGCGCAACGAGCTGGTGCCGCTCAACAAGAAGTATCCGATCAAGGATTTGCTCGAGGCCTGCCGGAATTATCCGGGGCTATCGAACGCAAAACGCATCACTTTTGAGTACGTCATGCTCAAGGGCGTGAACGATTCCGATGCCGAGGCGCGCGAGCTCGTGCGCCTGCTCAAGGGCATTCCGGCCAAGATCAACCTGATCCCGTTCAATCCCTGGCCCGGCACCAAATATGAGTGCTCGGACTGGGACCGGATCGAGCGCTTCTCCGAGATCGTCTTCCGCGCCGGCTATGCCTCTCCGGTCCGCACGCCGCGCGGTCGCGACATCCTCGCCGCCTGCGGTCAGCTCAAGAGCGAGACCGAGAAGCTCTCCGCCCGTGCCCGGCTGATGCTGGACGAAGCGCAAGCCGCTGCCCCGGCCGTCGCGGCGGAATAA
- a CDS encoding TPM_phosphatase domain-containing protein, giving the protein MDAADRDAIAEAVRRAESRTAGEIVVVIERAAASYRNVPVLMALTLALFVPWPLLSFTAISAQRIFMIQLFCAVLLLAGLLWHGRGGRFVPGFVKRRRAHEAALREFTARGLTRTTGRTGVLLYIALQERYAEVLADTGIDGLVTQDTWSGIIEPLLAAAREERLTEGLIKAVDSVGAVLAQHAPPVPGDIDELSNNVILL; this is encoded by the coding sequence ATGGATGCCGCCGACAGGGACGCGATCGCGGAAGCCGTGCGCCGGGCCGAAAGCCGGACCGCCGGAGAGATCGTGGTGGTGATCGAACGCGCCGCCGCAAGCTACCGCAACGTGCCGGTGCTGATGGCGCTGACGCTTGCGCTGTTCGTGCCGTGGCCGCTGCTGTCGTTCACCGCGATCAGCGCCCAGCGCATCTTCATGATCCAGCTGTTCTGCGCCGTGCTGCTGCTGGCGGGGCTGCTCTGGCACGGGCGCGGCGGGCGTTTCGTGCCGGGCTTCGTCAAGCGCCGGCGGGCGCATGAGGCGGCGCTGCGCGAATTCACGGCACGCGGCCTGACCCGGACCACGGGGCGCACCGGCGTGCTGCTCTACATCGCCTTGCAGGAGCGCTATGCCGAGGTCCTGGCCGATACCGGGATCGACGGCTTGGTAACCCAGGACACCTGGAGCGGCATCATCGAGCCGCTGCTTGCGGCTGCGCGGGAGGAGAGGCTCACCGAAGGGCTGATCAAGGCGGTCGACAGCGTGGGCGCCGTGCTCGCGCAGCATGCTCCGCCGGTGCCGGGCGACATCGACGAGCTGTCCAACAACGTCATTCTGCTCTGA
- a CDS encoding NADPH:quinone oxidoreductase, with the protein MRSLQLHGDRDLRLEEIEPPPPPAPGEVQIRIKAVGLNYLDLWGFRGMAFAKRKMPQAAGVEAAGEIVCVGEGVTGFAPGDVVTAYGADTCGQCKACREGRDNLCENVAGIMGFHIDGFARELLNRPARLTIKAPKGVSFEDAACAPIGFGTVQHMLFDNAKLEPGESVLVHAGGSGIGTAAILMAKAIGCTVYTTVGDDEKGAKAKALGADHVINYREDRFEGVVRKLTGRKGVDVVFEHVGADTWNGSLLCLKRGGRLVTCGATSGPSATINLMQLFQQQYRITGSFGCRIENIAQSLEKMAGGMKPVIDSVFPLAEFEKGLARIEGRQVFGKVVIAF; encoded by the coding sequence ATGCGTTCCCTCCAGCTCCATGGCGACCGTGACCTCCGTCTCGAGGAAATCGAGCCGCCGCCGCCGCCCGCTCCGGGCGAGGTGCAGATCCGCATCAAGGCGGTCGGGCTCAACTATCTCGACCTCTGGGGCTTCCGCGGCATGGCCTTCGCCAAACGCAAGATGCCGCAGGCGGCGGGTGTCGAGGCGGCCGGCGAGATCGTCTGCGTCGGCGAGGGCGTGACCGGCTTCGCGCCGGGCGATGTCGTCACGGCCTATGGCGCCGATACCTGCGGCCAGTGCAAGGCCTGCCGCGAGGGCCGCGACAATCTCTGCGAGAACGTCGCCGGGATCATGGGCTTCCATATCGACGGCTTCGCCCGCGAATTGCTCAACCGCCCGGCGCGCCTCACCATCAAGGCGCCGAAGGGAGTCTCCTTCGAGGACGCCGCCTGCGCGCCGATCGGCTTCGGCACGGTCCAGCACATGCTGTTCGACAATGCGAAGCTGGAGCCCGGTGAATCCGTGCTCGTCCATGCCGGCGGCTCGGGCATCGGCACGGCCGCGATCCTGATGGCCAAGGCGATCGGCTGCACGGTCTACACGACCGTCGGCGACGACGAGAAGGGCGCCAAAGCCAAGGCACTCGGCGCCGACCACGTCATCAATTACCGCGAGGACCGCTTCGAGGGCGTGGTGCGCAAGCTCACCGGCCGCAAGGGCGTCGACGTCGTCTTCGAGCATGTCGGTGCCGACACCTGGAACGGCTCGCTGCTCTGCCTGAAGCGTGGCGGCCGGCTCGTCACCTGCGGCGCGACCTCCGGCCCCTCGGCCACGATCAACCTGATGCAGCTCTTCCAGCAGCAATATCGGATCACCGGCTCCTTCGGCTGCCGCATCGAGAATATCGCGCAGTCGCTGGAGAAGATGGCCGGCGGCATGAAGCCGGTGATCGATTCGGTCTTCCCGCTCGCCGAATTCGAGAAGGGCCTCGCCCGGATCGAGGGTCGCCAGGTCTTCGGAAAGGTCGTCATCGCCTTCTGA